A window of Quercus robur chromosome 12, dhQueRobu3.1, whole genome shotgun sequence genomic DNA:
TCCATCACTTCTTGTTCCATACTTGAGAGCTTTAGGACCACTACGTATCCAAAGGATTTGTATGCCCAGAGAAGACCTAGACTCAGATTTGAGGGAGGGAGAGGACTCATACCATgggaatgagagagagagagagagagagagaggctccTACAGGGGAGAGCAAAAGAATGAGTCGACTTACTTTTTAGTGTACTGGAGCCAACTCGATTCTTTCATCACACTTTttatgattgaaaaatgtagcaGCCTGAATTATGATGAATTGAAGGTATTTTTTCACATACAATTTTTGAATAGTTTTATAGTTACAATTTCATTATACATTTTCACACAGTTTTTATTGGGAtctattgttattgtttttggaGTTCATGGGCGGCTCCACATTGAAGccagggtggtcacaggaccactttgacttagaaaaaaaagttaaaaaaaatttgtgaccaccctaaattttttttaggcccaacataattaaattttggataaaatttggcaacaaatttGGTTGTAGATTAATGCTATAatgccacttatttttttttattgtatgtgaattttgataaattcaccattggatagatttttttattgtatgtgaattttgataaattcaccattggatagatttttttattatattcttcatgcttgcaaTAAGATCAAAGATCAGTAGCCAAgccatcaatcaaatgtttaaatttcaagtttttgtaatgtaaaattatacataaaaaataaaaataaaaattaatggattgaatagtaaatagcatccgattgacatgaaatctaacatgtgttttaaaaacataaattaagatcatgcaattcaatggttagattttcaaaatatgtagtcataataatttgtttaatgaaagttataaccttaggctacaactaatttttgTTGTCCTTCAACTTTGgtccccttaacaatatattaggcccttacaaacaaaaaataaaagcataagaaaatttttattgaactaaaattttgaaagagatgtagCTTACAACATTAAGAGACTATCATACAACGATTTCAAAATTAGAAAACTCATAGAAGGAAAttgtaggactttatgtatttttgtgtgtgtgtgtgtatttttttgtcaatatactaagttatcttttaattaaattttatataatttaagttttataatgaccaccttgaaaaaaattcttagagcTGCCACTATTGGAGTTGGAGTTGATGTGAAGAAGAGTGAAAAGTGAATATCATTTTTGCGGGGTTTGCAATTCCTATGTTTGAATACTGTTTCATCAAATTTCAGACCAAAGCGGTAGaaagagtaaggaagagagttgaggagaATAAATATAAAGACAATGTGGACTTGGTTGTGACGGAGAGGGGAGAAGGAGATAGGAGTGCATGTGTATTGGTAACCGCACCATTTGTTGGTGTTTTATCTTCTATAATGTTGGTACCACCAGCCTAGTAACgaacaaaatgaacaaaaatgattaatcctaaagatagaaaaagaagaTTGCCCTAATTTCATCCACATTTTGCATGATTTTTGAATACTACAAGAGAACAAACAGAACTGAGGTtgcctcgactgcttcaagttctTGAGATGATTAGCACAACACAACTGAAACATTCGCAAACAATCAACAATAGTTTtgtcttaactttatcaagtgAATGTGACTACAAACCATGATATGCCTATAGGCCAATGACTAAGAACCATGATATGCCCCcatagtcatttttattttggtagttttggtCTTGGTCATTGTCCTCCTAGTATTGAAGATGTGATTGTAAAGGAGGCTGGCCCTTTTGCGTAGTTTCCTTTTTCCGTCTATGAAgtctttttattcattaaaaaaaaaaaaaaaaaaattatcttgattcaattttgatatTACCTCTCTCTCTACAGTACAAGTAAAGTGAAATTATAAAAACCTAAACCATAGGCTTCTAGCCTTCTactcttatttctttttaaggaacaaataataatcataaaaaatatgataagaaGGCTAAGAAAAAAATTCTCCCACCCTAGGACACCACGATCAAAGCCAACTCTGCTTATTTTTAGCTGTGaataattttcaataatttagagtTGTGAGACCATTGGCCATGAGGAAACAACCAGCAGGGGTGATCACTGCCGCCAATTTATGATGCAAGTGTGCTTGTTGGCACAAATGCTCACTCATTTGTTTTAAAATCTTTTGTATACACCTGTGCTTGGATCCAACCATGTAGCGGAAGAATCTTGTTAAGAATGCAGAAATATAAGTCGACATGAGCTAGaaacacaatttttcaaaatttgttgtGGCAATTTGTAATTGGAGCAACATCACTTGGGGCTATCATTGCCACTAATTTGACTATCATCAATCATGTGACTATCTGTAGAAGACTGATAAACTGTTTGAGCAAAAAACCAGTTTTTGTTAAAGAAATTATCTGGTGCAAATCCACAAACGGGAAGATAGggaaatgaaaacaaaagtgaaaattttgcaTGTATGAGCATGCCAAGTGTCTATTTGGCTTGTTGTAGTCCTTCAACCAAATTGATTGGCATCATGAAAAGGCCCTTGCTCTCCAAAAACTGAGCTGCTGCTGCTGGATTTTCCTCTAGCAATTTTCCCATCATCTCTTCGAGAGGTTCATTCAGAATCTGCTTGCTAATGTAGTGGCCATACCCCTGAAAAgcataaaaatacataaattctaTACATAGTATGAGCAGAAACATGAAGGTTTAATTTGCATGAAGGGTTGCTTTGGCTTAGTATTGTTTCCATGACAATTTTGTGTAAACTGTTTATGATTAGGCATAGATGACTAATACCTCAAGGAAAATGAAAGATTCAGTACTTGATTCACCTCCCAATCTACTTCGACCCAGTTCCTGCACATAAAGTTCCCTTTGAAATCAACAATCAGTATCGTCTCGTATATACATGAATATGTACCTGTGATGGTAGTTTTTAAGAGTGGAAAGGTAAAAAATTACCTTTATTTGAAGCTGCAAATACTTGACATAGTCAATGATATCATCCAGTACAGATgcttgaccaccctaaaaaccaaaattaatatCATATAGATGGATTTTGATAACATTCCAAAGTAATTAATGGATGgccataattttattttatttttttctggcTAGCCTTAAGCCttcacaacaaaagaaaaaaaaaaaacaacataaattATGAGGCAGCCAACATGATATTATAACAGATTCGCCTCTTATGTTGTCCCACTTTATTTAGAGTCGATCCATGAttgaatgacttttttttttatcctcaagAAAATAACAAGGGGGCAGTCCGTGGATTACCTGACATAGGCTTGACCATAGTAGCTTTAGTGTTAGGATTGAATGACACTAATGCCAGTAATGTTTAGCACAATTATTATCATGAAGTTCATGAAACTTAAATCTTTAAACAATGCAGTCTTCTTAGATACAGTTCATTTCCAGTTTTTGGCATCAACTAAGGAGGTTTACTTATCAATGTGATGCATTTTGCCCAAATTAAATCTAGGAACTATTGCTGAATGCCtattgtacccaaaaaaaaaaaaagccactatCTAAATTGAAACAATAACAATTAGAGGCTCTGCACTAGAATTTGTAAATGATACAACATTTTCATGCTCCAACACTACTCTCTATGGTCTACACCCAACAAATTCAGGTACCTTCTCTTCTTGAAAGCCTACTCATGATGACAATAAATAGTTAACTATGCATTGAATTAAATAATGTTTGATGGACGCTCATGTATCCATTAATTCACTGTTTATGCTAATTCTATTTGTGGcttatgaaaatttattatagaTGAAAAGAATCAGATTAAGAAGTTGCAAAGAGATAATTAAGTTAAAAAAGgcatatttcaaaataaactaGACACTGAGAATTCATACTAACAAGTCATTTAGAAAAAAACATCTTCAGGGAGCAAGCACAATACACAATTGTCTGCATGCTTCCATACTCAAATAGATTACCTCTGCAGAATGTGGTAGCAATTCTTGCAACGCACTGAGTCTCTCACTAATTCGTAGTCTGCGCTGCTGAATTAAGAAACACCGAGTCAAAATAGCTAAAAAGATCCAAGCAGGATGTAATGATATCAAACCATTATAAAACAATTAATCAAGATGAAAAGAATGTAATGACAACATCTTCACTTTAACTAAGACAGCATGTGATGTATTTATTTTGCCAATTTTGGTTTTGGAAAAGCCATTTTCTTGTCAAGTGGTCAGTAAAGATTTTTTGCTTACACGATCAGTCATCAtagcttttgtttttggtgcACTGTGACGTGGTTTGGACAGGAAACCAGGTGCAGTAACCATTGCTCCAGGATCAGGTTGATGAACGTTACAATTCTCTCTCATCAGTTCTGGTGGCCATGAATTTTCATTCTTGACAGCATTCTGTAGGTGTTATGATTctaaaatcttttaaaaaatgtgGAAACTTCAAAATGAAATAATCAGTTAAGGCAACAACCTCAGCAGGAAATGAAACTAAATAAAGAAGTAAAGGTAAGTAAGGCTCACCTGAGCATGGATCTGATATTGTGTACTAGTGAATCTGTTCAGAGGTTCTCCATCATCATGCGGCCTAAGAAACCATGCCTGTTGAACCAAAgaacttaattttaaaaatatggaaGCATTAGGGAAGAAACACATTAAGAAATACTATGCATGCAATTGCAAGGGAACATTGATGCAAATATATGCAGCAAAACTCAATTGAAGGGGCAGAATTTCTTAACTATGGGACCATTACATCTCTCACCATCTATTATCTTCATAagaccaaaacaaaaagaacctGCAGCATATGCAGAAGTTGTAGATAGATGTAGCTTTACCTTAGAAACATCCATGTCATGGAAAGAACCAGAAGGTTCGGATGCAGGAGCCTCTCCAAATTTGTTGTATAATATGTCATTTTGAATTTCAGAGACCCCTTCAACAACAGCTTGTATTCCACCAACACTTGAAGGAATGCTCTCTAACAAACCTTCTGTAGTAGCCtttgggagaaatcttgaactTTCTGCAAGATACTCGACATAATTGTGAGACAATTGTGGGGTCTGAATCCACTGAGGTAAAGGCAGAGCTTTAGTCTGATTTCCACATTTTCCATCTGCCAAAAAGAAGTGCTGGGTTCGACAATCTTCAGGTACAGGAGAGGCTTTATTGGCTTTGCCATCAACACTCATAGACATCAAATCCCAAGGGTTGTCGTTGCCACTTCGTCCTTCCATATTCTCAGGGCACAAACTTCTTGAACCTTTACTAGTCACAATCAAGGAAATGGCATGAAATAGTATCTAAAAAGGTTCTCATAGGCTTTTGATAAATTACCCCTTGTTCCCAAAACCTAAAgctattaggaaatggtgaatttaatcatttaattattcttCCAACTAACTtaacacttctttttttttgggggggcaGGAGGGGGATGGTTAAGTAAGCTTAACAGTCAACCCCTCATAAAAATTGCAACACTATGAGCAAAACAAGAATAATAAGCTTCTGAACACCATAACTATCAACTAATAAGTTATAACAATCAACTAAGAGGAGAAACCGGGCACTCTACCATAAGCCACAAGATTCTTACCATGTTAATGCTTGCACAACTAAGATAAATTGAAGCCGTGGATAATGATGATACAAGAGCACAAAGTTAAAAAGTacagagaaattaaaaaaccatATAAAAAGTAACTTGATCATGAATGGAATATGCTGTCTGGTCTAGTGTTAAAGCCCATTGGCACTATAGGCCTCCTCTTTTTTTCAGGTTGATATTTAAAAACCGTCTTTGTGCTAAGCTAACCTACTAAAAATGTAAACTTTACCCAGCATAAAGAAAcccaacaaattttataacaaataaacaaaaatagaagTAGCAGCACAAGTGTTTGTAAGAAAAACCAAGAGTTTGGTCCATTTCTTTACTGGATCAACAACCCACATTTCTTTAGTTGCAAACAAAACCCACATGTCTTTAACAAACAATTTAATGGTAAGCCAATATTACATCTAGCAAATGCAAACAACTCGTGCTTGTCAACAATGCAATCAGCACAGTTAAAGGAGAGCCAAGTTTGCCAAAacactaaattttaaaaaggggtccttttgattttttaaaccaaaaagaaaaaggaacgcCCTTTATTAATATTTGAGTACTTATTGCTAGAAACTAGTGTAAAATGGAAACAGAGAATCACCTGCTTGAGGAGGAGGTGGGTGAGCTCCGAGAGGGTTAGAGTTTGATGCAGAGAATGAAGGAAGCCAaaatgagtgtgtgtgtgtgggtgtcagagagagagagagagagatggtgcGTGCGTCCCTTGGCTCTCACGTATACTCTGTTGCTGTACTATTGGTACGTTCATGTGATGAGCTGGTGGAAAGAGAGAATGATCGAAGTCAAGTAAACGACATGCCGTATTTGGGTTTTATGATGTGTTTAGGTTGCAGTTTTTGGACAACAAAGGAGATGTTGTAAGTTGTACGTTAGGAATTGTTATGCTAATGCTGTAATGGCCTATGTGGCTAtcttacattaaaaaaacaaaaaaaatctaaaacttgGTCCCTTGTCACACATTAAACCCTTGATTAGTTATGTTCAATTTCTTCCATCTCACACATTAGCATCAAAGAATGAATATTCAACCTACATTACTTTTCCAAGACATCTAAAAGGCCAAAACTAAGCCTTAGCCAGGTGCAAACCTTTTAAATTAATTGTCGGAAATCTTATGGTTTTATAGGAGATCTATATACTCATAATTTGAATGGCAATTTAAATGGAATTTCACAGAGTAGTAGATGAGCTAATTTGAATTGAGTATTTAAAGTTTATCcttgatttgttttattttaatttggataCGAATCCAGCTGTTCAAGTTCAAActtatattacatttttaatcttgatttaatatctttttaaacAAGCTCAGTTTTATTCATGAAATTTAGAAAATCCAATcttatttatatctatataatatctaaaatttgaagcatattatttatttttgctactctCCTATTGAATCATATAGTATTTTGGTCTACTTTGATGCACTTCAAtttatttggtccattttaaTTCACTTCAGTCTAATTCGGTCCATTTAGACCACTTTTGTACACTTCGGTCCATTATATCTATTTAATCCACTTTGGCCTAATTATGTGcacttacttacaaaaaaaaaagggatgagTAATGCTATAGGCACAAACTATTCTATAAacattttacaaactgctgatgtggcatACTCCACctcaactttttgaaaactaaaataccACATCAGAtattaacaaagaaaattaataagagaaaaaagaaacccagatTTGTTTTGCTTCTAAACCCTCTCTTTGTGCCTCCTTCTCTGCCTCAAACGTACGACGCCTCCCTCTCTTCTTAAACCCATTCGCAGTCAAACAGGCCAACATTCTGCTATTCAAAAAGTATTCATTCTAtagaaaaaaggaaattatatatattatatgattacAAATCAGTTTGGTAGGTAAGCATACAATTTCGTCATTCAAAGAGATTCAGTAGTGAAATTATTGCAAGTGGTATTAGTGATTATTCATTCATATCCAACGAATAAGTTTGTTGTTTTCCGTAATgtgacaaatttatttttaaagtgttGCAATCCTATTTGACAGAATTTTATgggacaattttatttttaaaattttgtgcttCAGAGGCGTTAGTCGAAGTGTGAGGCCTGGGTTTAGGAAGAGAGGGAGGCACAAAGAAAGGGTTTAGAAGCAAAACAAatctgggtt
This region includes:
- the LOC126710132 gene encoding bHLH transcription factor RHL1-like isoform X2; the protein is MEGRSGNDNPWDLMSMSVDGKANKASPVPEDCRTQHFFLADGKCGNQTKALPLPQWIQTPQLSHNYVEYLAESSRFLPKATTEGLLESIPSSVGGIQAVVEGVSEIQNDILYNKFGEAPASEPSGSFHDMDVSKAWFLRPHDDGEPLNRFTSTQYQIHAQNAVKNENSWPPELMRENCNVHQPDPGAMVTAPGFLSKPRHSAPKTKAMMTDRRRLRISERLSALQELLPHSAEGGQASVLDDIIDYVKYLQLQIKELGRSRLGGESSTESFIFLEGYGHYISKQILNEPLEEMMGKLLEENPAAAAQFLESKGLFMMPINLVEGLQQAK
- the LOC126710132 gene encoding bHLH transcription factor RHL1-like isoform X1, translating into MEGRSGNDNPWDLMSMSVDGKANKASPVPEDCRTQHFFLADGKCGNQTKALPLPQWIQTPQLSHNYVEYLAESSRFLPKATTEGLLESIPSSVGGIQAVVEGVSEIQNDILYNKFGEAPASEPSGSFHDMDVSKAWFLRPHDDGEPLNRFTSTQYQIHAQNAVKNENSWPPELMRENCNVHQPDPGAMVTAPGFLSKPRHSAPKTKAMMTDRQRRLRISERLSALQELLPHSAEGGQASVLDDIIDYVKYLQLQIKELGRSRLGGESSTESFIFLEGYGHYISKQILNEPLEEMMGKLLEENPAAAAQFLESKGLFMMPINLVEGLQQAK
- the LOC126710132 gene encoding transcription factor bHLH23-like isoform X3, translated to MEGRSGNDNPWDLMSMSVDGKANKASPVPEDCRTQHFFLADGKCGNQTKALPLPQWIQTPQLSHNYVEYLAESSRFLPKATTEGLLESIPSSVGGIQAVVEGVSEIQNDILYNKFGEAPASEPSGSFHDMDVSKAWFLRPHDDGEPLNRFTSTQYQIHAQNAVKNENSWPPELMRENCNVHQPDPGAMVTAPGFLSKPRHSAPKTKAMMTDRQRRLRISERLSALQELLPHSAEGGQASVLDDIIDYVKYLQLQIKGTLCAGTGSK